GGTGAATTAGAAAATGAGGAACTAGAAAATAAGGCGATTCATGTACAAATGGCAGGACGGATTATGACAAAGCGAGGAAAAGGTAAAGTCGGTTTTGCACATATTCAAGATGTGACAGGACAAATACAAATATACGTCCGAAAAGATGCTGTTGGTGAAGAGGAATATGATGTATTTAAAACAGCTGATTTAGGTGATATTGTTGGTATAAAAGGTATACTATTTAAAACCCATGTGGGTGAGTTATCAATAAAGGTTGAGGACTTCCAAATTTTAACAAAAGCGTTGCGTCCATTACCTGATAAGTTCCATGGTCTAAAAGATGTTGAGCAACGATATCGCCAACGTTATCTTGATTTAATCGTGAATCCTGAAAGTAAAGATACGTTTATAGCGAGAAGTAAAATAATTCAAGCAATCCGTCGTTACCTAGATAGTAAAGGGTTCTTAGAAGTAGAAACGCCAATGATGCATTCAATTCCAGGGGGAGCAGCAGCACGCCCGTTTGTCACTCATCATAACGCATTAGATATGGAGCTGTATATGCGTATTGCCCTTGAATTGCATTTAAAACGTCTGATTGTAGGTGGATTAGAAAAAGTTTATGAACTTGGACGTGTTTTCCGTAATGAAGGTGTATCTACAAGACATAACCCTGAATTTACAATGATAGAAGTATATGAAGCGTATGCTGATTACAACGATATAATGAATTTAACTGAGGAAATGATTGCACATGTTGCTCAAGCAGTTTTAGGCACAACAAAGATCACTTATGGTG
The nucleotide sequence above comes from Bacillus andreraoultii. Encoded proteins:
- the lysS gene encoding lysine--tRNA ligase, whose translation is MSHEELNDQLIVRREKMEDLRSKGIDPFGKRFDTTHHAKDLKDSYGELENEELENKAIHVQMAGRIMTKRGKGKVGFAHIQDVTGQIQIYVRKDAVGEEEYDVFKTADLGDIVGIKGILFKTHVGELSIKVEDFQILTKALRPLPDKFHGLKDVEQRYRQRYLDLIVNPESKDTFIARSKIIQAIRRYLDSKGFLEVETPMMHSIPGGAAARPFVTHHNALDMELYMRIALELHLKRLIVGGLEKVYELGRVFRNEGVSTRHNPEFTMIEVYEAYADYNDIMNLTEEMIAHVAQAVLGTTKITYGEYEVDLTPKWKRLHMVDAIKEYVGVDFWREMTVEEARSLAKEYDIEITEHMEVGHIINEFFEQKVEEKLIQPTFIYGHPVEISPLAKKNADDPRFTDRFELFIVAREHANAFTELNDPIDQRERFEAQVKERSQGNDEAHLMDEDFVEALEYGMPPTGGLGIGIDRLVMLLTNAPSIRDVLLFPLMRHR